Proteins from a genomic interval of Desulfurobacterium sp. TC5-1:
- the hemE gene encoding uroporphyrinogen decarboxylase: MKDHPILKAARGEKTDYTPVWIMRQAGRYSAKYREIRAKAGSFMDLCRNPELAAEVTLLPIEEIGVDAAILFSDIFVPVEKMGINIEFVSGKGPVLSPVVRTVEDVKNLSIPVPEDDLSYVLETIKIIKDRLTDRPLIGFSGAPFTLASYILEGGTTKDYRAAKTTMWNNSELWQALMDKLTVVVTEYLSSQIKAGVDLVQIFDSWMGVLSAEDYEKYVFPHTKKIVDILKERHPDTPIIHFGVNSSHLIEINNLLDVDVIGLDWRTEIPFALGRTDKSIQGNLDPVALFADEKVIEEKVRKIVIEGLRARGHIFNLGHGILPQTDPKKAKFLVETVHRISREVR; this comes from the coding sequence ATGAAAGATCATCCAATACTTAAAGCGGCAAGAGGAGAGAAAACTGATTACACGCCTGTATGGATTATGCGGCAGGCGGGTAGGTATTCTGCCAAGTACAGAGAGATAAGGGCAAAGGCCGGTTCATTCATGGATTTGTGTAGAAATCCCGAACTTGCGGCTGAGGTTACTCTTCTTCCGATAGAGGAGATAGGCGTTGATGCCGCTATTCTCTTTTCCGATATCTTTGTTCCTGTTGAAAAGATGGGAATAAATATTGAATTTGTTTCGGGAAAAGGCCCCGTTTTGTCTCCGGTTGTTAGAACAGTGGAGGATGTAAAAAATCTCAGTATTCCCGTGCCTGAAGATGACCTTAGTTATGTTCTTGAGACCATAAAAATTATAAAAGATCGTTTGACAGATAGACCGCTCATAGGGTTTTCCGGTGCTCCTTTTACACTTGCAAGTTATATTCTTGAGGGGGGAACTACAAAAGACTACAGGGCTGCCAAAACAACAATGTGGAACAATTCAGAGCTCTGGCAGGCCTTGATGGATAAGCTGACAGTTGTTGTGACGGAATATTTGTCATCTCAAATAAAGGCAGGGGTTGATCTTGTTCAGATTTTTGATTCCTGGATGGGGGTTCTTTCTGCTGAGGATTACGAAAAGTACGTTTTCCCTCACACGAAGAAAATAGTTGATATTCTTAAAGAGAGGCATCCTGATACGCCTATAATCCATTTTGGTGTTAACAGTTCTCATCTTATAGAGATTAATAATCTGTTGGACGTTGATGTAATAGGTCTTGACTGGAGAACAGAGATTCCGTTTGCCCTTGGTAGAACGGACAAATCAATCCAGGGTAACCTTGATCCTGTAGCTCTGTTTGCGGATGAAAAAGTTATAGAAGAAAAAGTAAGAAAGATAGTGATAGAAGGCCTCAGGGCAAGAGGGCACATATTTAATTTAGGTCATGGAATCCTTCCACAGACGGATCCTAAAAAGGCGAAATTTTTGGTGGAAACTGTCCATAGAATAAGTAGAGAAGTCAGATGA
- a CDS encoding amino acid ABC transporter substrate-binding protein: protein MKKGDFRKLLSVVFLLVLAFVSFSCFSKSENKEEKTTAETTTAVEQGTKTGSTGKNVIVIGYTSSQTGKFATESREQSNGLQLWARDVNANGGIYVKDLGKKLKVVLKSYDDESSKDRVQQLYTRLINEDQADFLISPYSSGLTASAAVVTEQYGKILVATGAASDKIFSKGYEYVYQVYTPASRYLTDAVDILKQKDSKVKKIAIVYENSNFAKSVATAAKKYAEKNGFKVVLFESYEPGTTDFTSMINKIKASGAQAVIGGGHFTDGETLAKQINDAKLKIDLLSILVAPALPEFSEIGKAALYVTGPSQWESKVKFSKETTPSGYEFFGISAADFVKEYKSAYGNVPGYHAAGGYTAGLVLQKAIEDAGTLNSEKVKAALDKMDIYTLFGHIKFDTGEYHGRQIGHTMVIIQWLNKDGNLSKEIVYPEKAATAKIVIPYSSKF, encoded by the coding sequence ATGAAAAAAGGGGATTTCAGGAAACTCCTCTCTGTGGTTTTCCTCCTTGTTCTTGCTTTCGTTTCCTTTTCATGTTTTTCAAAGAGCGAGAACAAAGAGGAGAAAACAACTGCTGAAACAACCACAGCTGTTGAACAAGGAACGAAAACAGGGTCAACAGGAAAGAATGTTATTGTCATAGGTTATACTTCTTCTCAAACGGGAAAGTTTGCAACTGAGAGTCGTGAGCAATCAAACGGTCTTCAGTTGTGGGCCAGGGATGTTAATGCCAACGGTGGAATCTACGTTAAAGACTTAGGTAAAAAACTAAAGGTGGTTCTTAAAAGTTATGATGATGAAAGCTCTAAGGATAGGGTTCAGCAGCTCTATACAAGGCTTATTAATGAGGATCAGGCCGATTTCTTAATATCTCCTTATTCTTCCGGTCTTACAGCTTCAGCAGCGGTTGTTACAGAGCAGTACGGAAAGATTCTCGTCGCAACAGGTGCTGCTTCTGATAAGATATTCTCAAAAGGTTATGAGTACGTTTATCAGGTTTATACGCCTGCATCTCGCTACCTCACAGATGCGGTTGATATCTTAAAGCAAAAAGATTCAAAGGTTAAAAAGATAGCAATCGTTTATGAAAATTCAAATTTTGCCAAGAGCGTTGCCACGGCTGCAAAAAAATATGCTGAAAAGAATGGGTTTAAGGTTGTTCTCTTTGAGAGCTATGAACCCGGAACTACAGATTTTACCTCTATGATTAACAAGATAAAAGCTTCTGGTGCTCAGGCCGTTATAGGTGGTGGTCACTTTACCGATGGTGAAACACTTGCTAAGCAGATTAACGATGCAAAGCTTAAAATTGACCTTCTTTCTATACTTGTTGCACCTGCGCTTCCTGAGTTTAGTGAAATTGGTAAAGCTGCCCTTTATGTTACTGGTCCTTCACAGTGGGAGTCTAAAGTTAAGTTTTCAAAAGAGACAACCCCTTCAGGATATGAGTTTTTCGGAATCTCTGCGGCTGATTTCGTAAAAGAGTACAAGAGTGCGTACGGAAATGTTCCCGGTTATCACGCTGCAGGTGGATACACTGCCGGGCTTGTTCTTCAAAAAGCCATAGAGGATGCGGGAACGCTTAACAGTGAGAAGGTAAAGGCGGCTCTTGATAAGATGGATATCTATACCCTCTTTGGACACATAAAGTTTGATACCGGTGAATACCACGGAAGACAGATAGGACATACAATGGTTATTATTCAGTGGCTTAATAAAGATGGTAATCTAAGCAAGGAAATTGTCTATCCTGAAAAGGCTGCAACGGCCAAGATAGTTATTCCTTACAGCTCTAAGTTTTAA
- a CDS encoding branched-chain amino acid ABC transporter permease, which yields MNVYADALVNGILLGLVYGLAAMGLALIWGVMKVINLSHGAFITLGMFLSYVVFESLHFPPYISVFLAIVVGLIAGVITYFTALHRVLNAGELSTLLSTYSVSLIIVGILMFLFATTPKALNLGMNIFTAKIIAAAFSFVFSLVLYYFLYKTDTGMAIRAVSQHPDASKLMGIDTVKILAFSFGLGVALAMAAGNLISMIFPFSVLSGGLYELKSFVICVIGGLGNPLGAIVGGIVLGILENVFGLFVNQGIVPFVEFTILLLILLYKPQGLLGGH from the coding sequence TTGAACGTTTATGCAGATGCTTTAGTTAACGGTATTTTGCTTGGACTTGTCTATGGTCTGGCGGCCATGGGGCTGGCTCTTATCTGGGGTGTTATGAAGGTTATTAACCTGTCCCACGGTGCTTTTATAACCCTTGGAATGTTCCTTTCTTACGTTGTGTTTGAATCTCTTCATTTTCCACCTTACATTTCAGTCTTTTTAGCTATTGTTGTTGGTCTAATTGCAGGTGTGATTACCTATTTTACGGCACTTCATAGGGTACTTAACGCCGGTGAACTTTCAACACTGCTTTCAACCTATTCGGTTAGTTTGATAATCGTTGGTATTCTCATGTTTCTCTTTGCCACCACACCGAAGGCTCTCAATCTTGGAATGAACATTTTTACCGCTAAGATAATAGCAGCAGCGTTTTCTTTTGTGTTTTCTCTGGTTCTTTACTATTTCCTCTATAAAACCGATACCGGTATGGCGATTAGAGCGGTTTCTCAGCACCCTGATGCTTCGAAGCTTATGGGAATAGATACCGTTAAGATTTTAGCCTTCTCTTTTGGACTGGGGGTTGCCCTTGCTATGGCTGCCGGTAACTTGATTTCAATGATCTTTCCTTTTTCGGTTCTTTCAGGCGGACTTTATGAGCTTAAAAGCTTTGTAATTTGCGTAATTGGCGGTTTAGGAAATCCTCTTGGTGCTATTGTTGGTGGTATCGTTTTAGGAATCCTCGAAAATGTTTTTGGTCTGTTTGTGAATCAGGGGATTGTTCCATTTGTAGAGTTTACGATACTCCTTCTTATTCTTCTTTATAAGCCTCAAGGTCTTCTTGGAGGACACTGA
- a CDS encoding branched-chain amino acid ABC transporter permease, with protein MKKHLGFIVSLLIILACGAYPIVTGSPMAREDMFVMLSYIGLALSLNVLMGFTGYVSFGHVVFFGIGGYTTFALIYHYGIGLVPALIAGGLVAALIAGLLGMAVLNLRGAYFAIATIGINEAFKTLISNIDYLGGAEGLFFNLRKAYSPYGGSQKALWYSFIILVIVTLTALIVSFLVKRSKFGLGLFSIREDEDAAKVLGINTKLYKTLAFMISAFFPGIIGGLFFFKNGSIDPNSAFHLLKSVEMIFMVMLGGIGTIFGPVVGALTYEEIRSYLLINPTFKDLHLAISGVILLLIVLFIPDGIVGFLRRKVKFFKEVFE; from the coding sequence ATGAAAAAGCATCTGGGATTTATTGTTTCTTTGCTCATTATACTTGCCTGTGGTGCTTATCCAATTGTTACAGGTTCACCTATGGCAAGGGAAGATATGTTCGTTATGCTTAGCTACATAGGACTTGCTCTTTCTCTTAACGTTTTGATGGGATTTACAGGTTATGTATCCTTTGGGCACGTGGTATTTTTTGGTATTGGTGGTTATACAACTTTTGCTCTCATCTATCACTATGGAATTGGTCTTGTTCCCGCACTTATAGCGGGAGGTCTTGTCGCTGCACTCATAGCAGGTCTTCTTGGAATGGCTGTTTTGAACCTTAGAGGTGCCTATTTTGCAATAGCAACAATTGGTATAAATGAGGCGTTTAAGACACTTATTTCAAATATAGATTATCTCGGTGGTGCTGAAGGTCTCTTTTTTAACCTCAGAAAAGCATACTCACCTTACGGTGGTTCTCAAAAAGCACTCTGGTATTCTTTTATAATTCTTGTGATTGTTACACTAACTGCTTTAATTGTCAGTTTTTTGGTTAAACGTTCAAAGTTTGGTCTTGGTCTCTTTTCTATCCGTGAGGATGAAGATGCTGCTAAAGTTCTTGGGATAAATACTAAGCTTTATAAAACGCTTGCCTTTATGATATCCGCCTTTTTCCCCGGAATTATAGGGGGGCTCTTTTTCTTTAAAAACGGTAGCATTGATCCAAACAGTGCTTTTCATCTTTTGAAGTCTGTTGAAATGATATTTATGGTTATGCTTGGTGGTATAGGGACGATATTTGGACCTGTTGTTGGTGCTCTTACTTATGAAGAGATTCGTTCATATCTTCTTATTAATCCAACATTTAAAGACCTACATTTGGCTATTTCAGGTGTGATTCTTCTTCTTATTGTTCTGTTTATTCCAGACGGTATTGTTGGATTTTTGAGAAGGAAAGTTAAGTTTTTTAAAGAGGTTTTTGAGTAG
- a CDS encoding ABC transporter ATP-binding protein, giving the protein MAEIILKVENLTKRFKGLVALNGVSFQIEEGKILGIIGPNGAGKTTLFKCITSVYKPTGGRVYFKGQDVTNLPTFKKARLGIARTHQIVRPLKDLTVLKNVMVGACFGKRYASLKEAEEIAIDVLKFVKLYDKKDVEAGKLNVPQKKRLELARALAGEPELLLLDEVLAGLTPGEVKEMVEIIKEIRNRGITILMIEHLMHAIMNVSDRVIVLDYGQKIADGTPEKVANDPKVIEAYLGDPEMALKLLKEKRDGE; this is encoded by the coding sequence ATGGCAGAGATTATTTTGAAGGTTGAGAATTTAACAAAGAGGTTTAAAGGGCTTGTAGCCTTAAATGGGGTCTCTTTTCAGATTGAAGAGGGAAAGATTTTGGGCATTATAGGCCCTAACGGGGCTGGTAAAACTACGCTTTTCAAGTGTATAACTTCCGTTTATAAGCCCACCGGGGGAAGGGTTTATTTTAAAGGGCAAGACGTGACGAACCTTCCCACTTTCAAAAAGGCAAGGCTTGGTATTGCGAGAACGCATCAGATAGTTAGGCCGCTGAAAGACCTTACGGTTTTGAAAAACGTTATGGTTGGCGCCTGTTTTGGCAAAAGGTATGCTTCGCTAAAAGAAGCGGAGGAGATAGCTATTGATGTTCTTAAGTTTGTGAAGCTTTATGATAAAAAAGATGTTGAGGCAGGTAAGTTAAACGTTCCTCAGAAGAAGAGATTGGAGCTTGCAAGAGCACTTGCAGGGGAACCGGAACTCCTCCTCCTTGATGAGGTTTTAGCAGGACTCACTCCAGGTGAAGTTAAAGAGATGGTTGAGATTATTAAGGAGATAAGGAACAGGGGAATTACGATTCTTATGATTGAACATCTGATGCACGCTATTATGAATGTTTCAGATAGAGTTATCGTTCTTGATTATGGTCAGAAAATAGCCGATGGGACACCTGAAAAGGTTGCCAATGATCCAAAAGTTATAGAAGCTTACCTTGGAGATCCTGAAATGGCTCTTAAGCTCCTGAAGGAGAAGAGAGATGGCGAATGA
- a CDS encoding ABC transporter ATP-binding protein: protein MANEIVLEVKNLEAGYDDVQVLWGVNLKVKKHSLTTIIGANGAGKTTTLKSICGLLKGVKGTVILNGEDISSLPTHKRVEKGLVMVPEGRWLFPEMTVLENLRMGAFTKRAREKRNETLEWVYTLFPRLKERASQKAGTLSGGEQQMVAIGRGLMARPEVLILDEPSLGLAPNLVLDIFRIIQELKSEGLTVLLVEQNVHLGLAISDYAYVMENGKIVMEGTGSELENDPKVKEAYLGL, encoded by the coding sequence ATGGCGAATGAAATTGTTCTTGAAGTTAAAAATCTTGAGGCTGGATATGACGATGTTCAGGTTTTGTGGGGCGTTAATTTAAAGGTTAAAAAGCATTCTCTTACAACTATAATAGGTGCCAATGGGGCAGGTAAGACGACAACGCTTAAATCTATTTGTGGCCTTCTTAAAGGAGTTAAAGGGACGGTAATTTTGAATGGTGAGGATATTTCTTCTCTTCCTACTCACAAAAGGGTAGAGAAGGGACTTGTAATGGTTCCTGAAGGTAGATGGCTTTTCCCGGAGATGACAGTGCTTGAAAATTTAAGAATGGGTGCATTTACAAAAAGGGCAAGGGAAAAGAGAAATGAAACGTTAGAGTGGGTTTACACGCTTTTTCCACGGTTAAAGGAGAGAGCCAGTCAGAAAGCGGGAACGCTCTCTGGCGGCGAACAACAGATGGTTGCCATAGGAAGGGGCCTTATGGCAAGGCCGGAAGTACTTATTCTTGATGAGCCAAGTCTTGGTCTTGCGCCAAATCTTGTTCTTGACATTTTCAGGATTATCCAGGAACTTAAAAGTGAAGGTTTAACTGTGCTTCTTGTTGAACAGAACGTTCATCTTGGACTGGCGATATCCGATTACGCCTATGTGATGGAAAACGGCAAGATTGTGATGGAAGGCACAGGTTCAGAGCTTGAAAATGATCCTAAAGTTAAAGAGGCTTACCTGGGGCTTTAG
- a CDS encoding permease, whose translation MKNNSEEKKKLKQDIIAMLLTIAVTAVLLFFFPSKRDTVILTSWQFFVEMISILPAVMILMGLFAVFVPKDLIVKHLGETAGPKAILLGILLGTLPTGPLYVAFPMAAVLLKKGARVSCIVAFLSAWACIKIPQEMVELQFLGFKFMIVRLTLTVLFVVIMSLIIEKLAGKEKIKPADFTAGH comes from the coding sequence ATGAAAAATAACAGCGAAGAGAAGAAAAAACTGAAACAGGATATTATAGCTATGCTTCTGACAATCGCAGTTACCGCAGTTTTATTATTCTTTTTTCCTTCAAAAAGAGACACGGTAATTTTGACTTCATGGCAATTTTTTGTAGAGATGATCTCTATCTTACCGGCGGTGATGATACTTATGGGACTGTTTGCCGTGTTTGTCCCAAAAGATTTAATCGTAAAACATTTAGGTGAAACAGCCGGACCAAAAGCAATACTTTTAGGCATCCTTTTAGGAACGTTACCAACAGGGCCTCTTTACGTTGCATTTCCAATGGCTGCAGTTCTTCTTAAAAAAGGTGCGAGAGTTTCCTGTATTGTTGCTTTCCTATCAGCATGGGCATGCATAAAGATTCCTCAGGAAATGGTTGAACTTCAGTTCCTGGGCTTCAAATTCATGATAGTTAGATTAACGTTAACGGTACTTTTCGTCGTCATAATGAGTTTGATTATTGAAAAACTTGCAGGTAAAGAAAAAATAAAACCTGCGGACTTTACCGCAGGTCACTAA
- a CDS encoding permease, whose product MKTALIINGFTFLCLIAALKKDREKTKKALKIAGKSSLRILPMVVIVILIIGIILGFIPKSEIAKIVGEKAGFKGILIVALLGAILHIPSIISFPLAASLLKSGASVTSVAVFITTLTMIGIVTLPIEIRELGKKIALLRNGLSFIIAIIIGLIMGAIL is encoded by the coding sequence GTGAAAACTGCTCTTATTATAAATGGATTCACTTTCCTGTGTCTTATAGCAGCATTAAAAAAAGACAGAGAGAAGACAAAGAAAGCCTTAAAGATAGCAGGAAAATCCTCCCTTCGAATACTACCAATGGTGGTCATCGTAATCCTGATCATAGGCATTATTCTGGGATTTATTCCTAAAAGTGAAATTGCCAAAATTGTTGGTGAAAAAGCCGGTTTTAAAGGCATCCTAATCGTTGCACTTTTAGGCGCAATACTTCACATACCATCTATAATTTCTTTCCCTCTTGCTGCATCACTATTAAAAAGCGGCGCTTCAGTAACATCAGTAGCCGTATTTATTACAACGCTGACAATGATAGGCATAGTCACCCTACCTATTGAGATAAGAGAACTTGGAAAGAAAATAGCACTTTTAAGAAACGGATTAAGTTTTATCATCGCTATAATAATTGGCCTGATAATGGGAGCAATATTATGA
- a CDS encoding TolC family protein, with amino-acid sequence MKKIVVALLMIPSLSMAKGLTLSQLIEKAIMENPEIKIARKEEKISQYQYREAIGKFFPIINLEYKKFSHSDVPEMRFSLPPLPPSSFPLIEKHYHDLQATLTQPLFTGGYLLYNAKMKKAAESAQFYKFQDRVAKVIAEVKKDYYTLSEAKTAVKIAEDYVKAAKSHLKDAKAFYDEGIVARRDYLEAEVKYREAIEALTKAESFYTVALEKLKTDTGIQKESIEVENLSYKPVNYKQSELIEKAFKSNPLLIAIRKMKEGANYGVKMAYSQFLPKVSAVLGYEKTNQYPGIGEFDETFGALVVQMPIFEGTQRYWRTLEAKENSEKASLTLQQAKDRIKLGIISAFSRLKSAASRIKTAQAMVEQAKELLKDSKERYKAHVGTSTEVCDAIAYYVKAEGALNSAIADYNRALADLEYYTGGLPAGQPPLK; translated from the coding sequence GTGAAGAAAATAGTGGTAGCACTACTGATGATACCATCACTGTCAATGGCTAAAGGATTAACATTAAGCCAGCTTATAGAAAAAGCAATAATGGAGAACCCGGAAATAAAGATAGCAAGAAAAGAAGAGAAGATAAGTCAATACCAGTACAGAGAAGCCATAGGAAAGTTTTTTCCCATTATAAACCTTGAGTACAAAAAGTTTTCTCATTCTGACGTCCCGGAAATGCGCTTTTCTCTTCCACCGCTCCCTCCTTCAAGCTTCCCTCTAATAGAGAAGCACTACCACGACCTTCAGGCAACGTTGACTCAGCCTCTCTTTACGGGAGGCTACCTTCTTTACAATGCAAAAATGAAAAAGGCCGCTGAAAGTGCGCAATTTTACAAATTCCAGGACCGTGTAGCTAAAGTAATAGCAGAAGTTAAAAAGGATTACTATACACTTTCTGAAGCAAAAACAGCAGTAAAAATTGCAGAGGATTACGTGAAAGCAGCAAAAAGCCATTTAAAAGACGCAAAAGCTTTTTATGACGAGGGAATAGTTGCACGGAGAGATTACCTTGAAGCTGAAGTAAAGTATAGAGAGGCTATAGAAGCCCTAACAAAAGCAGAGAGCTTCTACACTGTAGCACTTGAAAAATTAAAAACAGACACGGGTATTCAAAAAGAAAGCATTGAAGTAGAAAACCTTTCTTACAAACCTGTAAACTACAAACAATCAGAACTCATAGAAAAAGCATTTAAAAGCAATCCCCTCCTCATAGCAATTAGAAAGATGAAAGAGGGAGCGAACTACGGCGTAAAAATGGCCTACTCTCAGTTTCTGCCTAAAGTTTCTGCTGTCCTTGGATATGAAAAAACAAACCAATATCCTGGAATTGGAGAGTTTGATGAAACCTTCGGAGCTTTAGTTGTTCAGATGCCGATATTTGAAGGAACGCAAAGATATTGGAGAACCCTCGAAGCAAAAGAAAACAGCGAAAAGGCATCTTTAACACTCCAGCAGGCAAAAGATCGGATAAAGTTAGGAATCATATCAGCATTCTCCAGGCTTAAAAGCGCCGCTTCAAGAATAAAAACGGCTCAAGCAATGGTAGAGCAGGCAAAAGAGCTACTGAAAGACTCAAAAGAACGGTACAAAGCTCATGTAGGAACATCAACAGAAGTATGTGACGCCATTGCTTACTATGTAAAAGCCGAAGGAGCATTAAACTCCGCCATCGCCGACTATAACAGAGCTTTAGCAGACCTTGAATACTACACAGGAGGACTTCCTGCTGGCCAACCTCCTCTCAAATGA
- a CDS encoding DHA2 family efflux MFS transporter permease subunit has translation MDRKTLIIGLLIVMGMFMTLLDTTIVDIVIPHMMSAFDAKTEDVQWVIIAYMIASAVSMPVVGWLGGKIGHRNTYLLGISLFTTMSALCGIAPSLQAMIVGRVIQGVGEGLAVPMALTLLFEIFPQDKKGLAMGMYAVGAAFGPSLGPTIGGYLTEHMDWRWVFYVNVIPGILVVYFLSLLLENVKEEGHNDLFDITGFSLLSVSLTTLLIALSKGNSWGWHSEKIVLLIYTSIITAVAFIYVELRVKSPLVNLKLFKYDFFTYSSISRVLFGMGLYASYFMLPLYLEKLRGFSTIDAGEILFFPAFLTGIVSLITGNLIDKKLISLKTAIISGILIFIYGTHLQSKLDLVMGKTEIILLLLPWGVGMGIFFPALAQVALADFKGEMLRQSSALQNLLRLVGGSIGTSLATFILTSTKDGHLVHMTERISNAAPQITEYMAKAKAYLYYFRSTPLPMLESKAKAIIGFLFLKNAFWISFRDVFFFATVCGILSIIPAIFIKPKEEKGEENSGSTTDDTITVNG, from the coding sequence ATGGACAGAAAGACGCTGATAATAGGTCTTCTGATAGTTATGGGAATGTTCATGACCCTTCTTGACACAACAATTGTTGACATCGTTATCCCTCACATGATGAGTGCTTTTGACGCAAAAACGGAAGACGTTCAATGGGTCATAATCGCCTACATGATAGCATCTGCCGTTTCAATGCCCGTGGTTGGATGGCTGGGTGGAAAAATAGGTCACAGGAACACTTACCTTCTTGGAATTTCCCTGTTCACAACGATGAGCGCTCTGTGTGGAATTGCTCCCAGCCTTCAAGCCATGATTGTCGGAAGAGTTATTCAGGGCGTTGGTGAAGGATTGGCTGTTCCAATGGCATTAACACTGCTATTTGAAATATTCCCGCAGGATAAAAAGGGATTGGCAATGGGAATGTACGCAGTAGGAGCAGCTTTTGGCCCATCGCTGGGACCTACAATAGGCGGATACCTGACAGAACACATGGACTGGCGGTGGGTATTTTACGTTAACGTTATTCCGGGAATTTTAGTTGTTTATTTTCTGAGTTTACTTCTTGAAAATGTTAAAGAAGAAGGCCACAACGACCTCTTTGACATAACAGGATTCAGCCTGCTTTCAGTATCGTTAACAACCCTTTTAATAGCACTTTCAAAGGGAAACAGCTGGGGCTGGCACAGTGAAAAAATTGTTCTCCTTATCTATACTTCAATAATAACTGCTGTAGCGTTTATATATGTCGAGCTCAGAGTCAAATCCCCCCTTGTAAATTTAAAGCTGTTTAAATACGATTTCTTTACCTACAGTTCCATCTCAAGAGTCCTGTTCGGAATGGGGTTGTATGCTTCCTACTTCATGCTTCCCCTGTACCTTGAAAAGCTCAGGGGATTTTCCACAATTGATGCCGGTGAGATTCTGTTTTTCCCAGCATTTCTAACAGGTATTGTCAGCTTAATTACAGGAAACTTGATAGATAAGAAGTTAATCAGCTTAAAAACAGCTATTATATCTGGAATTTTAATATTTATTTACGGAACTCACCTCCAGTCAAAACTCGACCTTGTAATGGGAAAAACGGAAATAATACTTCTCCTGCTTCCCTGGGGTGTAGGAATGGGCATATTCTTCCCGGCACTGGCACAGGTAGCACTTGCAGATTTCAAAGGAGAAATGCTAAGACAATCCTCAGCCCTTCAAAATCTATTGCGCCTTGTAGGTGGAAGTATTGGAACATCCCTTGCAACCTTTATTTTAACTTCAACAAAAGACGGCCACCTTGTACATATGACTGAAAGAATTTCAAACGCTGCTCCTCAAATAACAGAATACATGGCAAAGGCAAAGGCGTACTTATACTATTTCCGTTCAACGCCACTACCTATGCTTGAATCTAAAGCAAAAGCAATAATTGGATTTCTATTTCTTAAAAATGCCTTTTGGATATCATTCAGAGACGTTTTCTTCTTTGCAACGGTTTGTGGTATTCTCTCAATTATCCCTGCCATATTCATAAAACCAAAGGAGGAAAAAGGTGAAGAAAATAGTGGTAGCACTACTGATGATACCATCACTGTCAATGGCTAA